The following DNA comes from Erigeron canadensis isolate Cc75 chromosome 3, C_canadensis_v1, whole genome shotgun sequence.
AGCCTAGTTGGTTCCAGAGAATGGGCATCTGGGAGCTATTCCGAGTACTACTCAATAATGTCACTTGGACTCCTATTACTATTGGTCAAGACTCGAGTCCTAATATTTTCTCACATCCGGGAAATCACACCCAAGAGAGTATGACCCTTTTGACTCCCATTTAATATGCAAGTGTGAAGATATTTAGGTTCCGCCGAGTGAATTCCAACCAACAGAACAAGTCCAACATATTTAGATATTCACATCGTCTTCCTTAGAATATACCTTTAAGATCTTAACTAGTGCTTAGAAGTGACAAAAATGGGTGGCTGGGCGGTTTCTGTAACAGTCAAAACGGGTAACTTTCGCTGCTGGGCTATAAGGTGCTTTATAAATCTTTATCTGTCAGCTATGATTACAAAACTTATGTTATTTCAATAACAATCTGATGTTAGATAAAAATGATTTGGGAGCTATCATGCAATTATTAAAATCAGTTTCTGCAACTTCTGACCTTTTTCCATTTAAGCTATTTTCTGTTTTACTTGTTAGACTgattagagataaaacataccCCAAATCAATCCATTCATTGGTTTCATGGCATTTATGTGCAAAATAAGTTGCATCATTTAGGTATAATTCTTGGCTTCTTGCTTCTACTTCAGGTTCTAAGAGATTCTAGCGTTTCAAAAGATATACTCAAGCAGCGGGCTAGAGCAATGAAGAAGCTTGGAACCATATTTCAAGTAAGAATCATGTCACTGACTTTTCCATCCTCTTGTATAAATCTTCTATTGATTTTCCTTGAAATAggtatacttttttatttaaaaaagattgAGTTTACCTACACAACCACAAAATATGACTGGTTCTTGATGATGAAAAAACTGTTTTTCCTTTCAAGTATTTCATGTAAGGCTTAACTACTCAGTAATCCCAATGTTTATTTCATTTCAAGCTAAAAACAGTATAAAGTTACACACATATAATTTCATCCACTTTGTCGTTCACAAGAATAAACAAAAGAATTCTATACCACTTTATAGCCATCATGATTGATCGTCGTTTAGAAATGTGTCTTTAGTATAACATAGTGCTCCATGTCATCTTCTGATAGGGACCTTCAGTTTTGGAAGCATATAATTTCTATatgatcatttatatatatgtttaagtaAACTTTtcaatacaaaagacattaagTCATCTAATATCAGTATTCAAGCACACAATAAAGAAAGTATGTATATAAAACTCTATTTGATCTAATTTTCAGGGAGCAAAGTCGAACTACCACAGAGATAACAGTTTGCGTGTGGCCAATCCGGCtgcgtcatcttcttcatccaAATAGTTTCGAATGTTGACTATGGCACTATGCAATGGACATCAATGAGGCAGTGTAATCATTTGTAGTTGCTTATATGTATTGAAATGACTATGAAACGTCTCTAATGTAAAACGATACATGAAGTATACTACCTAAAATTACTTATGAGAAAATGAATCATCATACAAATATTCTTCTACATTGCTGAAGTCCATGCAAAGGGAAAGTACTAATTTTGCAAATAccgatatatctatatatatacaggggCTGAGTGATGGAGAAGCGTACAAACTTCAAACAGTATAATTTTCAATTTGGGGAAAGTGTAACGCGACCAGTCCACTCTACAGAGAGGTATTGCCCGGACGTACATAGTGGCATCTATGTGAACCGCCTTGATGGCTTTGCCTGACTGTCAGGCCAGCCCAAAGCTCTTCACATTTGGGGCTCTGATTcaagtttgtttattttttaatattaatttttgcgTTTCATCAACTGTGTTTTAGTTCAATTTATATCTGACTGATCATGTAGAAAGAATGTCCATCCTACAAAATAACTTCTTTTGTCACCTTAGAGACAGAAAATCCTCAAATATCATATGTATAATAAAATGTTCCAAAACACTTATGTgcttacatataaaaaaacaaaaacaaatctGGCCTTTTAAAACTCTCAATCCTCTAATGCATTATATCGATATTTCAACGACAAAAGAAAACCAGTAAAAGGGTCAAGAGGGATCTCTGTTCAGACTCACTGGAGAAAGTTGAGCTTAATTGGCTCTGATTTATGCGGGCCTAACGATATTCTAACAAGTAAAACCTATACAGAATGATGCTGGAAAGGCCAAAGCAAACCGAAACGGATTGTACACACCAACACACTTTACTCCAAGAGCTGGcatggacatatatatatatatattagttataatttttaatacaaagatgtaaaagAATCATAAAAGTTTGTAATAATATAAGTTggatatgaatatatgataatgTTTTGAACGTCAGACACCATTAAACCTAACTAAAtgaaaaactaattaataagtGAGATTAAAGTTGCATATATAAAGTCTTTAGCTATTTGGCTTATCATTGAGAAATAATCATGCAGatattatatatgattattattacgAAGCTGTCACTTATATTGCATATATATGTGGTTTGTGGAGGTAACATGCTAGACATGTATGACAATTATCTTTTTGGATCATAATGCACTTCTTTATACAAAATAATTGGTTAAGTTGTAATGATCATATAAACACCATCACATTTGCATGACAAAACAATTTTGAGCATCATGAGTCTACCTATGATGTACATAATATTCGCATTTACATTTTCACAACTAGGTAGTATAAACACAAAAGAGGAAATGATTTTACTTTCATATTAATAATTTCATAAACCATATGTTTTAACACCCCCTTCCCCTCCCAAAAACTACTTTAATCATGAGCAATACCCCAACCGTTTTAATGTTGTCACTCcaaagtatatatgtttttcggGTTGTTTACAGTTTATATGCAGATTATATTGTTTAAccccaaaaaacaaaaaacaaaaaatgcaacaaaaagaactaaaaaaaaGGATTAAATATATGGGAAACAACGTTTTACAAATAATTATTGCTAAAAAGATATATCAaagcaaaatcaaaaatatgaaaaagaagaggttataaaaaaactaaaatagtaCAAAAGAAATctataagaaaacaaaatgaaaaaagaaaaaaaaaatcatatctaaaccaaaactaaaacaaaaagctataaaaaagttatttttaaaactcaaaaagttttatataagaacaaagaaaaggaaagtgaccaaagtttatatatacatttcatcaaatataaaatttcaaagtATATAAACTTCAAAGTATATCAATTTAAGCAATATGTAGATTCaataaatttaaatgaaaaaaaaaattcacacaaAAGGAGAAGTATGAGTAGaaccaaataaaaacaaaaccacTAAACCAAATTCAactttatgtttgtattttctatgtgttatatgtatattacaaaaccatgtaaaaataaaaatacactaTTCACATCTATTTGTCTTAATAAAGGATATACGAGTAAtagtttgtatatttatttcaaagtatTAATTAACTAGATTTGGACCAGTGTATACATGTATATGAGTACAGACACGTTACACTGATATTATTACTTAGACGTTTATATAGTACCGTTTTATTGATGCAACAAATGGCATCCCAACATATGTGATAAGTGACAACCACATCAGCAAAatataagttgtttgatgagAAATTAAAAAGCTAGGTAATCAAATACATATCCTAATATTAACTTGAAAAAAAGTTGATACAACGATAGTACCTGCAGAACTTGGATACATACAAATGAGAAGTTTCATACATAGCCTTATAAACTATAATTGACGTACTTTCTGAATCATCTATATAATACTTAATCACTTTCTAtatgacaaaataaaatttgttctAATGAAAAAACACCAAGATAAATTATCTTTGTTATAAAGAACTttttgtaatgcaattattgtTGGAATATAAATGGAAAAGAAAACCATCAAGTTTAGACTATACTATAAAGTATAAAGTACCCTATTACATACAAATTTATAATACAATTACTATTTtgaattctttaaaattacCAATCATAATCCTACAACAACTTAAGTTTTTGGATGTTGTTTTGCCACTTTAAGCTTTTAATTTGGTTAGTGTATAAAGTTTCCAAGGAACCGAACAAACATATAACGGGACATATGTATGTGTTCCTTCATTCATGTTTACACGTCAACTAATTGACTTTGTTTTTGTGGTCATTCGCAAATGAACTAATAAACACAgacattaattaaattaatgagTCCATATAAAAAAGAACAAGAGTATATACTGTTAGGACCGACTTTAGTCCTACAACAAGGCCAATGTAAAAACCCAAGAGTTCCACTCTACAACCAAATGAGTAACCTATTTGGTGTCAATCCAATACATCCGACTCTAAAATAAGTATACGATAagaacatttaaaaaatttctttttaatgcattaaatgtcaataaactaacatagtgtataactaattatcattattaaagtgtttaacaacaaattaatccgtcaaaatcaaaaaaatcacgttttgtTTTTTGCATCCATCTTGAATGcatattaatcaaaataaatTGTGCATAGTAGTTAAATGTTGAACAAAACTTACATACGACTTGGGAACTAACCTAACTTATCGAATAAACATTAATTGAAGCTTATATATGTTTactagtgttcagacttgtCCGATGGACAGGTAGTCTCAAAATTTAtcaatcaaagctaaaaaaaaattagaatttaagtatattaaataattgccgagtaaaattaaaataactaaaaataaaacataaaacgatcAAAATAAGACAAAAAGTTGAATAAGTAATGCGTAATAAAAATTTTTTCGCGGAAGGCCTATTTAGATGACATATAAGTGAAGAAATACTTTATACAGATAGATCAATGCTATAAATTATGCATGTGcattatctatataaatttttattaatcattttttatcttattCTTTGAGaagattttaaaatattctgttttttcttctattttttatttttaaatttaattaacttttttttaaaacggtAGAGAATTGGTCCAAAACGGCAAATAAAGAACTCTTGCTACAAAAAATTTGCTAAAacaaatatcacaacttaatcaatacgaaatttaaagaaaaaatatatgaaaattaattccatataaataGTGATTCTAGTTTACCCCTTTTtattcaactttagttaaataaaaaatttgctaCAAAGtatatcatttgaaaaattcatatcaatttatcaacaaatatcatctcgaacgttttgattttcttcaggTTGTTCCACTatgaaacagtccatacatgcacaacacggagtcatagatgatggttaacatgtgttggcttaagatcttcaagataaactaatgtggtcttattttttgttattgaagaGTAAatcataatgaacctataataaataacaaactaaattaaaagaaatgaataataacaataacataagaattcaatgttaaataataataatgatgattaattatgaacaaagtatataaaaagaaaaaaccttttgtAGTCGATggtagcttttttttttgttggcgTACGTAGGTTTTCTTTTGGTTTAAAATATGTGATAGTTTTTtataggttgtatatatatagatgataataataataataataataataataataacttttgagagttttttttaaataatataaaaggtcGGCATTAAAAGTAcaactattaaataaatattaaaaaaattagatgaTTAATAAGGAGATATGATTAGACTTAAGGAGAATTAAGGATGCAAAGTGTACCTCTAAccttttcttttagttatattataaatgagTGGATATTAATTGTTGCTtcattttttacttaaaaaaaatagtataatacatgtatataaaacaaaatgattTTCAATGGcaaatcaaaataatcatcATGACTATCTAGCTTGTGATAATGagatatcacatatatatatacttattttaacttacaaaatCTTAGATACATATATGGAAAAATTAAGTGTTTGTTGTTATTAAAGTGAAAGTCTTATCATTTTTTGGGAGATGGGGAGCTGTCGTCAAACTgctttagtaaaaaaaaaggaagatgaaataatataatgaaaAGGATGGCATCTTTATTCTCCACCAGTGTCCTCTCAATTGTATTTGGTGCCAAGTCTTTGTCCATATGTATAATTGAAAGCACTaaaaaccatccaagaattgaaccatttaaataatttaaaacaagTGTTATCTCTAATTATCCTTTGGAGCCCTAGCTAATCAATGTAAAGACAAAACATAAACCCTAAAAATGTTTCTAAAGTGGTCACTAGTTGCATTATGCCTTTCTAGATTTTTTCAGTCAGTAATGTTGCACTAAAATCCATCAAGGAACCTTTACTTTACCCTCTCAAGAACTTAAACAAAATAAAGCTAGCATAATGTATATATGCTTCGAGACAaaaagtgaatttttttttttaacaacgcAAATATGTATTAATGAATTAGTTTTCGGCAagataaaagttatttaaaacctcaaaaatggaaagaaaactTGATCTATGATTAATCccttatataaattatatagtaaaaaacacctaaacatcatatataattttcgTTATTGTAGCTAATTAAACAAGTGTCATCCGATACCCTTAGGCCAAACGCGCGTTATGTACGATTTTATAGACTGCTTATTAGGCCTCTTCCAAGCAGTGTGAAACACTAACTAACCTTGGCATTTCTTTATCTTCTTCCTCaaattaatgttttattatttcttaagaaataaaaagaattacttTTTAGTATTAATTGGTTAATTACAAAACTCCATGTCCACGCCCAAACTTCTCTGATCCTAGTTGTTCAATGTCGCATAATTATCAACGGCATCACATGCGGCCCACGAGGCCGGCCTGTGCGATCCCCGTACATTCTAAAATATGCACGATGAGATGATCCACGACGTGGTTTGGACTACATACGTACCCTTAGTACaatcttaatatatagataattcTACCTTTTTATTCCTTTGAGAATTGAAAGATCAAATAAAGCACAACATTATCCTCTACTTTATATGCACAACaatcataaaataatttaaatttcaCCATTTCGATCAATGCAGAACAAAAAGAAAGACACAAATGGCCTGAATTATGGAAGAGTGTACTTTGCCAATACTTAGATCGAGATCCCAATGCATGATATcaatcaattaaattaaaataaatcataaaaagaaaCTCTTACCAACAAAATACGTGACTACTTTAACCTTCAAGTCCACGCATTTTAGGTTTGGGCCTCACTTCTTTCATcgatgaaaagacaaaaaagaacACAATATTATTGGTTAAAGTTAATAATTAGGGTCCATTCTCCATTAAGacatttaattaatcatttaaagATTTAAATTTCCACTAACCCTATAGACTTAGTGCCCCAACAACAGCAAAGTGGTTTCCTTTCACCTTTTAGGttttaaatttaatctaaaagTTAAGCATAGCAAAAAAGTATTGCATTGTGATAGAATTCTTTATATTAAACTATAGTTTGTTGCCTCTTATCCTCAACACCACTACtgttattaatttaaacttaTTTGTAACCCCCACTCTAACTTTGTGTATACATTATACAAACTTTGCATCATTTCTTAGAATTCTCTTAATTATCTAAGCTTGCTCTCAACTCTCAAGAGAGaaataaacaatcaaaaaaGTTAATGAAACTAATCATGGGTTTGAAGATTTGTCTCCTAACTCTTCTCATTGTAGCCTCAGTTGTATCATCTTCATCAGCAggtttgattaattaattaactcatATCTAATTCATCAAACTCTTAACCTAATTTCTAATGTTATCTCTAATTAAGTAATctttactaattaattatacattacCGATCGATCGAATACCCTTTTGAAATATGTTTGATGTTTATGTGAAACAGCTCGATGCGGATCCACCATTCCAAAGGCAAAAATCGGCGAAAATCAGGTTACTataatttaaacatatgcaaGCGGCCGGGCTTAAAACTTATTTATGGTTTATATATCTCATATTAATTAATTCGTGTACGTGTGTGTAtagtaattaatatatatgtgtatgttatAATTATAGGAAGAATTGTATTCagaaaatgatgaaatctcCAAGAGGGAAGATATTCATGAGAGGTTGCTAAGGGCTAATACAAAAGATTATGGAAGACCGGATCCAACACCAACTTTCGTCAAGCCTCCTTTTAAACTCATACCGAACTAGCTAGCGGCATTTACGCACGTACGTAAGCGTTCTAAGCATGCGCAGTATCGATCGATGCAATTAGCAAGGATTTAAATCTAGAAatatatccctatatatatcATCGAGTATTAATtagctatatatatgtactacGTACGTACCGTATAAGTTTTCAACATAATACTCATATATAACCATATGTAATGTATAGTATATATGTCACGTACTCATGATCGAGGTATAGCTAGCTAGGCCGGGTTTTTGTGCCCGGCCAGCAAGCTATCATCATATATGCATGTAAAATATTTTTGCTTTATatgaaatctatatatatatatgaactataTGTATGATATATGATGAGATGTTAAAACTACGTACGTACTCTTAgttatatatgcatgtatatatttgtttggtTTGAGACTCATGCAATTTTTTGTGGtgatatatacattattaaatgCTATTTTCTTGACCGCATGTAATTAAGTAGtcgtacttttttttttgtttaagtatatattactattaattaatgttaattaacaaaatcttgCCAAAAATGTGCTTCCAATTTCGAACTTCATTTATCGATCTTGCCATGTCAGGTGGAGAAAATTCTATTTGGAATTATATGAGCAGTCTCTTTTATGGGATACGATACGAGGAATCAAACTTTAGAAATTACGTACCCTCTTTACCTAACAAGCTGTTACATACACTTGCATATATGTCGGTCAGCTTTATTTTTAACTACATGatgataatttatttaattacgATCAAATAATCTGATAATTTGTCCTTGGGATTTAGccaaattggacatttaatattcTTTATGTCGTCCTTCAGTTAAATGTTGGTCATAGGTTCAACACTTATGAAATgcatattgggaagtccttACCCATAATTAAAGTGGGGCAAGGGTGTTATCTCTAACATTTAGCTggtttcctccagaacggtagtgtAACTTTCGGCCACCAGCAGTCATGCTCTCGGATtgattgtaaaaaaataatctgATAAATTACATCAAGATGGTAGGCAAGCAGACAACAAGCTAACTGCGTCACCACCCATTTTTGAATAGCAAATCTTATCCTACTAAAAACACACCCTTGGTCCCTAGTGGTCGTGAAAATGCTATAAATGACCCTCTATACTCTATCGAGAAATCAAACAGCTTTCGGTGCCAATAAGTCAAAAGGATCAAAGGCAAAAAGTGAGAGAGGACTAAAACATGTAAATTTTCAGTGCATGTTTTATAATGTTTCTCAACTTTATTCAGTTCAGCCTTCATAGTTGTTTGTCTTTGCCCTGCCATAAAACCGATATCCCCAAGTCGATCTAACAAGAGGATACACCGGTGAAATCCACGCAAGCGTGGTTCCCACCAACCCATTTAGAAACTAGAACATCCGCATGGCGCGAAGTAGAGACCTCCCTAAATGAACTTATAAATTCAGGTTATTTCAATAGTTCACTTGTTgacttttttaaagaaaaaaactgaTACCATATATATGACTACTAAAAAATTTGAATCATTTATGTCACTGTTATAAAATACATCATACGACTGATATTGTTAAGTTTTATAATTAAGACGTTAGTgatatacatttatttgaaaTGTTTgagaca
Coding sequences within:
- the LOC122590522 gene encoding protein CASPARIAN STRIP INTEGRITY FACTOR 2-like: MKLIMGLKICLLTLLIVASVVSSSSAARCGSTIPKAKIGENQEELYSENDEISKREDIHERLLRANTKDYGRPDPTPTFVKPPFKLIPN